Proteins encoded together in one Polaribacter reichenbachii window:
- the rpsJ gene encoding 30S ribosomal protein S10 — MSQKIRIKLKSYDYNLVDKSAEKIVKTVKSTGAVVNGPIPLPTHKKIFTVLRSPHVNKKSREQFQLAAYKRLLDIYSSSSKTIDALMKLELPSGVEVEIKV; from the coding sequence ATGAGTCAAAAAATTAGAATAAAATTAAAGTCTTACGATTATAATTTAGTAGATAAATCTGCTGAGAAAATCGTAAAGACAGTAAAAAGTACAGGTGCTGTTGTAAACGGACCAATACCTTTACCAACACATAAAAAGATTTTTACAGTTTTACGTTCTCCACACGTAAACAAAAAATCTAGAGAGCAATTTCAATTAGCTGCTTACAAAAGATTGTTAGACATTTATAGTTCTTCTTCGAAAACTATTGATGCTTTAATGAAGCTTGAGTTACCAAGTGGTGTTGAAGTTGAGATTAAAGTTTAA
- the fusA gene encoding elongation factor G, giving the protein MARNLKFTRNIGIAAHIDAGKTTTTERILYYTGVSHKIGEVHDGAATMDWMEQEQERGITITSAATTCTWEFPIENGAKTPDTKGYHFNIIDTPGHVDFTVEVNRSLRVLDGLVFLFSAVDGVEPQSETNWRLADNYKVPRIGFVNKMDRQGSDFLGVCQQVKDMLKSNAVPIVLNIGDEDEFKGVIDLVKNRAIVWHDETQGATFDVIDIPEDMKEEARKYRALLIEEVASYDENLLEKFMEDEDSITEEEVHAALRAAVMDMAIIPMICGSAFKNKGVQFLLDAVCRYLPSPTDKEGIVGTNPDTGLEELRKPDVKEPFAALAFKIATDPFVGRLAFFRAYSGRLDAGSYVLNNRSAKKERISRIYQMHANKQNAIDYIEAGDIGAAVGFKSIKTGDTLTDEKHPIVLESMDFPDPVIGIAVEPKTKADVDRLGIGLGKLAEEDPTFTVRSDEASGQTIISGMGELHLDVIVDRLKREFKVEVNQGQPQVEYKEAITAAADHREVYKKQSGGRGKFADIVFTMEPADEGVQGLQFESIIKGGNVPREFVPSVEKGFKEAMKNGPLAGYEMDSMKVTLKDGSFHAVDSDQLSFELAAKLGYKAAAKAAKAKIMEPLMKLEVLTPEENMGDIVGDLNRRRGQVNDMSDRNGSKVVKALVPLSEMFGYVTALRTMSSGRATSTMEFSHYAETPSNVSEEVIAKSKG; this is encoded by the coding sequence ATGGCTAGAAATTTAAAATTTACTCGTAATATTGGAATTGCAGCACATATTGATGCTGGTAAAACTACAACTACAGAACGTATTTTGTATTATACAGGTGTTTCTCATAAAATTGGAGAAGTTCATGATGGTGCAGCAACTATGGACTGGATGGAGCAAGAGCAAGAAAGAGGTATTACAATTACTTCTGCTGCTACAACTTGTACGTGGGAATTTCCAATTGAAAATGGAGCAAAAACACCAGATACTAAAGGATATCACTTTAATATAATTGATACTCCTGGTCACGTTGATTTTACTGTAGAAGTAAATAGATCTTTACGTGTATTAGATGGTTTAGTTTTCTTATTTTCAGCTGTTGATGGTGTAGAGCCACAATCTGAAACTAACTGGAGACTTGCAGATAACTATAAAGTGCCAAGAATTGGTTTTGTTAACAAAATGGATCGTCAAGGTTCAGACTTTTTAGGTGTTTGTCAACAAGTAAAAGATATGTTAAAATCAAACGCGGTGCCAATCGTTTTAAACATTGGTGACGAAGATGAGTTTAAAGGTGTTATTGATTTAGTAAAGAATCGTGCTATTGTATGGCATGATGAAACTCAAGGAGCAACATTCGATGTTATCGATATTCCTGAGGATATGAAAGAAGAGGCTCGTAAGTATCGTGCACTTTTAATTGAAGAAGTAGCAAGTTATGATGAGAATCTTTTAGAAAAATTTATGGAAGATGAAGATTCAATTACAGAAGAAGAAGTGCATGCCGCACTTAGAGCTGCTGTAATGGATATGGCTATCATTCCTATGATTTGTGGGTCTGCGTTTAAAAATAAAGGTGTTCAGTTCTTATTAGATGCTGTTTGTCGTTATTTACCATCTCCTACAGATAAAGAAGGCATTGTGGGTACAAATCCTGATACTGGTTTAGAAGAATTACGTAAGCCTGATGTAAAGGAGCCTTTTGCTGCTTTAGCTTTTAAAATTGCAACTGATCCTTTTGTAGGCCGTTTAGCATTTTTTAGAGCTTACTCAGGTCGTTTAGATGCAGGTTCTTATGTGTTAAACAATCGTTCAGCTAAAAAAGAACGTATTTCTCGTATTTATCAAATGCACGCTAACAAGCAAAATGCAATTGATTATATCGAAGCTGGAGATATTGGTGCTGCTGTAGGTTTTAAATCTATTAAAACAGGAGATACTTTAACTGATGAAAAGCATCCAATTGTATTAGAGTCTATGGATTTCCCAGATCCAGTAATTGGTATTGCTGTTGAGCCTAAAACGAAAGCAGATGTTGATAGATTAGGTATTGGTTTAGGTAAATTAGCAGAAGAAGATCCTACTTTTACAGTTCGTTCTGACGAAGCTTCTGGACAAACTATTATCTCTGGAATGGGAGAATTACATTTAGATGTAATTGTAGATCGTTTAAAGCGTGAATTTAAAGTTGAAGTTAACCAAGGTCAACCTCAAGTAGAATATAAAGAAGCTATTACAGCTGCTGCAGATCATAGAGAAGTTTATAAGAAACAATCTGGTGGTCGTGGTAAATTTGCTGATATTGTATTTACAATGGAGCCAGCAGATGAAGGTGTTCAAGGTTTACAATTTGAGTCTATTATTAAAGGTGGTAACGTTCCTAGAGAATTTGTGCCTTCTGTAGAGAAAGGATTCAAAGAAGCAATGAAGAATGGTCCTTTAGCTGGATACGAAATGGATTCAATGAAAGTAACTTTAAAAGATGGTTCTTTCCACGCAGTGGATTCTGATCAATTATCTTTTGAGTTAGCTGCAAAATTAGGTTATAAAGCTGCTGCAAAAGCTGCTAAAGCTAAAATTATGGAGCCTTTGATGAAGTTAGAAGTTTTAACTCCTGAGGAGAATATGGGAGATATTGTTGGAGATTTAAATAGAAGAAGAGGACAAGTTAACGATATGAGTGATCGTAATGGGTCTAAAGTTGTAAAAGCATTAGTACCGTTATCAGAAATGTTCGGTTATGTTACTGCTTTAAGAACTATGTCTTCTGGTAGAGCAACTTCTACAATGGAATTTTCACATTATGCTGAAACTCCTTCAAATGTATCTGAAGAAGTAATCGCAAAATCTAAAGGTTAA
- the rpsG gene encoding 30S ribosomal protein S7, with product MRKRAAKKRVLLPDPKFNDQLVTRFVNNLMWSGKKSVAFKVFYDAMDIVEERKGEGEEKTALEIWKEGLSNVMPHVEVRSRRVGGATFQIPMQIRPDRKVSMAIKWMILYTRKRNEKTMAQRLAAEILAAAKEEGAAVKKRVDTHKMAEANKAFSHFRF from the coding sequence ATGAGAAAAAGAGCAGCAAAAAAAAGAGTCTTATTACCAGATCCAAAGTTTAATGATCAGTTAGTAACGCGTTTTGTGAATAACTTGATGTGGAGTGGTAAGAAGTCAGTAGCGTTTAAGGTATTTTATGATGCAATGGATATCGTAGAAGAAAGAAAAGGTGAAGGAGAAGAAAAAACAGCCTTAGAAATTTGGAAAGAAGGTTTATCTAATGTAATGCCTCACGTAGAAGTAAGATCTCGTAGAGTAGGTGGTGCAACATTTCAAATTCCAATGCAAATTAGACCAGATAGAAAAGTGTCTATGGCAATTAAATGGATGATTTTGTATACTCGTAAGAGAAACGAAAAAACTATGGCACAGCGTTTAGCTGCTGAGATTTTAGCTGCGGCTAAGGAAGAAGGAGCTGCTGTTAAGAAAAGAGTAGATACACATAAAATGGCAGAAGCCAATAAAGCATTCTCACACTTTAGATTTTAA
- the rpsL gene encoding 30S ribosomal protein S12 → MPTIQQLVRKGRTKITKKSKSAALSSCPQRRGVCTRVYTTTPKKPNSAMRKVARVRLTNGNEINAYIPGEGHNLQEHSIVLVRGGRVKDLPGVKYHVVRGALDTAGVEGRTQRRSKYGAKRPKK, encoded by the coding sequence ATGCCAACTATTCAACAATTAGTTCGTAAAGGAAGAACCAAAATAACTAAGAAGAGTAAATCGGCTGCTTTGTCGTCTTGTCCTCAAAGACGTGGAGTTTGTACTCGTGTTTATACTACAACACCAAAGAAACCTAATTCAGCAATGCGTAAAGTTGCTAGAGTTAGATTAACAAATGGTAATGAGATAAATGCATACATTCCAGGTGAAGGACATAACTTACAAGAGCACTCGATAGTATTAGTTAGAGGTGGAAGGGTAAAAGATTTACCAGGTGTTAAATATCACGTGGTACGTGGAGCATTAGATACAGCAGGTGTTGAGGGAAGAACTCAACGTAGGTCTAAGTATGGTGCAAAACGCCCAAAAAAGTAA
- a CDS encoding ShlB/FhaC/HecB family hemolysin secretion/activation protein, producing MQNNSFDGIVNFASKEDGGVLFNGNLDLKLNNILNTGEKFELFWNRIGNEREEFTLSSETPYIFNSKFTPFVSLSIYKQDSTFLNTKFDSKLSYNINSKIKIAATYNSESSDNLEESINNNVATFNNNFFGLQFSYNIPKNDYFFNNKFSLEINPTFGTRKHNNTNTNQFKIEASTSYIWDINRRNSFFVKNVSGHLNSTTYLDNEIFRIGGSNSLRGFNEQSIFTNSYSYFNLELRHLNSNTSYFYSITDYGILKDNKLLGLGLGYRFKKNNSIFNLNTVIGNSLNDSFKLKNPQLNVNWKTFF from the coding sequence TTGCAAAATAACAGTTTTGATGGTATTGTAAATTTTGCATCAAAAGAAGATGGTGGTGTTTTATTTAATGGAAACCTAGACCTCAAACTAAATAACATTTTAAACACTGGTGAAAAATTTGAGCTATTTTGGAATCGCATTGGCAATGAGAGAGAAGAATTTACACTTAGTTCAGAAACACCTTATATTTTCAATTCTAAATTTACACCATTTGTATCATTATCAATTTACAAACAAGATTCAACTTTTCTAAACACCAAATTTGATTCAAAATTATCTTATAACATCAACTCTAAAATTAAAATTGCTGCAACATATAACTCTGAATCATCCGATAATTTAGAAGAATCAATAAACAACAATGTAGCAACATTTAACAACAACTTCTTTGGATTACAATTCAGTTATAATATCCCTAAAAATGATTATTTCTTTAACAACAAGTTTTCACTAGAAATTAATCCGACTTTTGGAACAAGAAAGCACAACAATACAAACACTAATCAATTTAAGATAGAAGCATCTACCTCTTATATTTGGGACATAAACAGACGGAACAGTTTCTTTGTAAAAAACGTTTCAGGACATTTAAACTCTACTACTTATTTAGATAACGAAATTTTTAGAATCGGAGGATCTAATTCACTAAGAGGTTTTAACGAACAAAGTATTTTTACAAATAGTTACTCCTATTTTAATTTAGAATTAAGACACCTCAACTCAAACACTTCATACTTTTATAGTATCACAGACTATGGAATTCTAAAAGATAATAAATTATTAGGTTTAGGGTTAGGATATCGATTTAAAAAAAACAATTCCATATTTAACTTAAACACAGTAATTGGTAATAGTTTAAATGACAGTTTTAAATTAAAGAATCCTCAACTAAATGTCAATTGGAAGACATTTTTTTAA